Proteins co-encoded in one Astyanax mexicanus isolate ESR-SI-001 chromosome 1, AstMex3_surface, whole genome shotgun sequence genomic window:
- the LOC125799884 gene encoding tripartite motif-containing protein 16-like isoform X1: MAEASISVDHDQFSCPVCLDLLKDPVTVPCGHSFCMVCINGCWDQEDQRGIYSCPQCRETFTPRPVLRRNNMLAEVVEKLKKNTELQAASPAPRYAGAGDVECDFCTGRKLRAIKSCLMCLASFCEAHLKPHYEVPAWKKHKLVKASTQLQEKICSQHDRLIEIYCRTDQSCICYLCTMDKHKGHDTVPATTERTEKQNQLKEIQKKLQQRLQEKQKKLQELKQTVNTLKRSAQAAVEDSERIFTELICSIEKKRSEVTELIRDQEKAELSGAEELLEKLQQEMADLKRRHTELEQLSHTEDHIHFLQSFQSLCVSSGSEDSPSITVHQHPSFDGVRKSLSELKERLEEFCREEFRKIPPHVAAGEILPSEPKTRKDFLQYFCRLTLDPNTANRSLILSEKNRVVKWSNKDQSYSDHPERFDGWDQVLSKESVCGRCYWEVEWSGGCVFISVSYKGISRKGRGHDRLFGRNSQSWSLICSSYLSFYHNNIQTYLSAPPSSRIGVYVDHSAGTLSFYSVSDTMTLLHTLHTTFTQPLYTGFYVDYGSSVRLCDKN; the protein is encoded by the exons ATGGCAGAGGCCAGTATTTCAGTAGATCACGATCAGTTCAGCTGTCCAGTCTGTCTGGATCTGCTGAAGGATCCAGTGACTgttccctgtggacacagtttctgtatggtgtgtattaatggctgctgggatcaggaggatcagagGGGGATCTACAGCTGCCCCCAGTGCAGAGAGACCTTCACTCCAAGGCCTGTTCTACGCAGAAacaacatgctggctgaagtggtggagaaactgaagaagaacacagaactccaagctgcttctcctgctccccgttacgctggagctggagatgtggagtgtgatttctgcACCGGGAGAAAACTCAGAGCCATCAAGTCCTGTCTGATGTGTCTGGCCTCCTTTTGTGAAGCTCACCTTAAACCTCACTATGAAGTTCCTGCTTggaagaagcacaagctggttaAAGCGTCCACCCAGCTCCAAgagaagatctgctctcagcatgaCAGACTGATCGAGATCTACTGTCGTACTGATCAGAGCTGTATCTGTTATTTATGTACAATGGATAAACACAAGGGTCATGATACAGTTCCTGCTACAACAGAACGAACTGAGAAACAG aatcagctgaaagagataCAGAAGAAACTCCAGCAGAGACTCCAGGAGAAGCAGAAGAAGCTGCAGGAGCTGAAACAGACTGTAAACACTCTTAAG CGCTCTGCACaggcagcagtggaggacagtgagaggatctttactgagctgatctgctccattgagaaaaagcgctctgaggtaacagagctgatcagagatcaggagaaggcTGAACTGAGTGGAGCTGAAGAACTCCTGGAGAAACTGCAGCAGGAGATGGCTGATCTAAAGAGGAGacacactgagctggagcagctttcacacacagaggatcacatccatttcctccag AGTTTCCAGTCTCTCTGTGTCTCGTCTGGATCTGAGGACTCTCCCAGCATCACTGTCCATCAACATCCCTCATTTGATGGAGTGAGGAAATCTCTCTCTGAGCTGAAAGAGCGACTAGAGGAATTCTGCAGAGAGGAATTCAGGAAAATCCCTCCACATG ttgCAGCAGGAGAGATTTTACCCTCAGAACCAAAAACCAGAAAAGACTTTCTGCAgt ATTTCTGTCGGCTGactctggatccaaacacagcaaaTCGTTCTCTCATTCTGTCTGAGAAGAACAGAGTGGTGAAGTGGAGTAATAAAGATCAGTCATactctgatcatccagagagatttgatggcTGGGATCAGGTGTTGAgtaaggagagtgtgtgtggacgctgttactgggaggttgagtggagtgGAGGGTGTGTGTTCATCTCAGTCTCATATAAAGGGATCAGTAGGAAAGGACGGGGTCATGATCGTTTGTTTGGACGCAACAGTCAGTCCTGGAGTCTGATATGTTCTTCCTATCTCTCTTTTTACCACAACAACATTCAGACTTAtctctcagctcctccatcctccagaataggagtgtatgtggatcacagtgcaggaactctgtccttctacagcgtctctgatacaatgaccctcctacacacactccacaccacattcactcagcccctctacaCTGGATTCTATGTTGATTATGGATCATCTGTGAGGTTATGTGATAAAAACTGA
- the LOC125799884 gene encoding E3 ubiquitin-protein ligase TRIM47-like isoform X2: MAEASISVDHDQFSCPVCLDLLKDPVTVPCGHSFCMVCINGCWDQEDQRGIYSCPQCRETFTPRPVLRRNNMLAEVVEKLKKNTELQAASPAPRYAGAGDVECDFCTGRKLRAIKSCLMCLASFCEAHLKPHYEVPAWKKHKLVKASTQLQEKICSQHDRLIEIYCRTDQSCICYLCTMDKHKGHDTVPATTERTEKQNQLKEIQKKLQQRLQEKQKKLQELKQTVNTLKRSAQAAVEDSERIFTELICSIEKKRSEVTELIRDQEKAELSGAEELLEKLQQEMADLKRRHTELEQLSHTEDHIHFLQSFQSLCVSSGSEDSPSITVHQHPSFDGVRKSLSELKERLEEFCREEFRKIPPHVAAGEILPSEPKTRKDFLQYFCRLTLDPNTANRSLILSEKNRVVKWSNKDQSYSDHPERFDGWDQVLSKESVCGRCYWEVEWSGGLFSQLLHPPE, translated from the exons ATGGCAGAGGCCAGTATTTCAGTAGATCACGATCAGTTCAGCTGTCCAGTCTGTCTGGATCTGCTGAAGGATCCAGTGACTgttccctgtggacacagtttctgtatggtgtgtattaatggctgctgggatcaggaggatcagagGGGGATCTACAGCTGCCCCCAGTGCAGAGAGACCTTCACTCCAAGGCCTGTTCTACGCAGAAacaacatgctggctgaagtggtggagaaactgaagaagaacacagaactccaagctgcttctcctgctccccgttacgctggagctggagatgtggagtgtgatttctgcACCGGGAGAAAACTCAGAGCCATCAAGTCCTGTCTGATGTGTCTGGCCTCCTTTTGTGAAGCTCACCTTAAACCTCACTATGAAGTTCCTGCTTggaagaagcacaagctggttaAAGCGTCCACCCAGCTCCAAgagaagatctgctctcagcatgaCAGACTGATCGAGATCTACTGTCGTACTGATCAGAGCTGTATCTGTTATTTATGTACAATGGATAAACACAAGGGTCATGATACAGTTCCTGCTACAACAGAACGAACTGAGAAACAG aatcagctgaaagagataCAGAAGAAACTCCAGCAGAGACTCCAGGAGAAGCAGAAGAAGCTGCAGGAGCTGAAACAGACTGTAAACACTCTTAAG CGCTCTGCACaggcagcagtggaggacagtgagaggatctttactgagctgatctgctccattgagaaaaagcgctctgaggtaacagagctgatcagagatcaggagaaggcTGAACTGAGTGGAGCTGAAGAACTCCTGGAGAAACTGCAGCAGGAGATGGCTGATCTAAAGAGGAGacacactgagctggagcagctttcacacacagaggatcacatccatttcctccag AGTTTCCAGTCTCTCTGTGTCTCGTCTGGATCTGAGGACTCTCCCAGCATCACTGTCCATCAACATCCCTCATTTGATGGAGTGAGGAAATCTCTCTCTGAGCTGAAAGAGCGACTAGAGGAATTCTGCAGAGAGGAATTCAGGAAAATCCCTCCACATG ttgCAGCAGGAGAGATTTTACCCTCAGAACCAAAAACCAGAAAAGACTTTCTGCAgt ATTTCTGTCGGCTGactctggatccaaacacagcaaaTCGTTCTCTCATTCTGTCTGAGAAGAACAGAGTGGTGAAGTGGAGTAATAAAGATCAGTCATactctgatcatccagagagatttgatggcTGGGATCAGGTGTTGAgtaaggagagtgtgtgtggacgctgttactgggaggttgagtggagtgGAGG